The following proteins come from a genomic window of Microtus ochrogaster isolate Prairie Vole_2 chromosome 7, MicOch1.0, whole genome shotgun sequence:
- the Hmox2 gene encoding heme oxygenase 2, translating into MSSEVETSEGVDESEKKNSVAPEKENHTKMADLSELLKEGTKEAHDRAENTQFVKDFLKGNIRKELFKLATTALYFTYSALEEEMDRNKDHPAFAPLYFPTELHRKEALIKDMEYFFGENWEEQVKCSEAAQKYVDRIHYVGQNEPELLVAHAYTRYMGDLSGGQVLKKVAQRALKLPSTGEGTQFYLFEHVDNAQQFKQFYRARMNALDLNLKTKERIVEEANKAFEYNMQIFNELDQAGSILARETQEDGLPMHDGKGDIRKCPFYAAQPDKGTLEGSSCPFRTAMALLRKPSLQFILAASVALAAGLLAWYNM; encoded by the exons ATGTCTTCAGAAGTGGAGACCTCAGAGGGGGTAGATgaatcagagaaaaagaactcCGTGGCCCCAGAGAAGGAAAACCATACCAA AATGGCAGACCTCTCTGAGCTCCTGAAGGAAGGGACCAAGGAAGCACATGACCGGGCAGAAAATACCCAGTTTGTCAAAGACTTCTTGAAAGGAAACATTAGGAAGGAGCTGTTTAAG CTGGCCACTACTGCACTTTATTTCACATACTCAGCCCTTGAGGAGGAAATGGACCGAAACAAAGACCACCCAGCCTTCGCCCCCTTGTATTTCCCCACGGAGCTACACCGGAAGGAAGCACTGATCAAGGACATGGAGTATTTCTTTGGTGAAAACTGGGAGGAGCAGGTGAAGTGCTCTGAGGCTGCCCAGAAGTATGTGGACCGGATCCACTATGTTGGGCAGAATGAGCCAGAGCTGCTGGTGGCCCATGCTTATACTCGTTACATGGGGGACCTTTCAGGAGGCCAGGTGCTGAAGAAGGTGGCCCAGCGGGCACTGaaactccccagcactggggaagggaCCCAGTTCTACCTGTTTGAGCATGTGGACAATGCCCAGCAATTCAAGCAGTTCTACCGAGCCAGAATGAATGCCCTGGACCTGAATTTAAAGACCAAAGAGAGGATCGTGGAGGAGGCCAACAAAGCCTTTGAATATAATATGCAG ATATTCAATGAactggaccaggctggctccatACTGGCAAGAGAAACTCAGGAGGATGGACTCCCCATGCATGATGGGAAGGGAGATATACGTAAATGCCCCTTTTATGCTGCTCAGCCAGACAAAG GTACCCTGGAAGGGAGCAGCTGCCCCTTCCGGACAGCCATGGCTCTGCTGAGGAAGCCTAGCCTCCAGTTCATTCTAGCTgccagtgtagccctggctgctggaCTCCTGGCCTGGTACAACATGTGA
- the Cdip1 gene encoding cell death-inducing p53-target protein 1 has translation MSNEPPPPYPGGPTAPLLEEKSGAPPTPGRSSPAVMQPPPGMPLPSADIAPPPYEPPGHPMPQPGFVPPHMNADGTYMPAGFYPPPGPHPPMGYYPPGPYPPGPYPGPGGHTATVLVPSGAATTVTVLQGEIFEGAPVQTVCPHCQQAITTKISYEIGLMNFVLGFFCCFMGCDLGCCLIPCLINDFKDVTHTCPSCKAYIYTYKRLC, from the exons ATGTCTAATGAGCCCCCCCCTCCTTATCCTGGAGGCCCTACAGCCCCACTACTAGAGGAAAAAAGTGGAGCCCCACCTACCCCAG GCCGCAGCTCCCCAGCGGTGATGCAGCCGCCACCAGGCATGCCACTACCCTCTGCTGACATTGCTCCTCCACCTTATGAGCCACCTGGTCATCCAATGCCTCAGCCTGGCTTTGTGCCCCCTCACATGAATGCAGATGGCACCTACATGCCTGCAG GTTTCTACCCTCCTCCAGGCCCTCACCCACCTATGGGCTATTACCCACCAGGACCCTACCCACCAGGGCCCTATCCTGGCCCTGGGGGCCACACGGCCACAGTCTTGGTCCCATCAGGGGCAGCCACCACGGTGACAGTACTACAGGGAGAGATCTTTGAAGGTGCACCTGTGCAGACAGTGTGCCCCCACTGCCAGCAGGCAATCACCACCAAGATTTCCTACGAGATTGGCCTGATGAACTTTGTGCTGGGTTTCTTCTGCTGCTTCATGGG GTGTGACCTGGGCTGCTGCTTGATCCCCTGTCTCATCAATGACTTCAAGGATGTGACGCACACGTGTCCCAGCTGCAAAGCCTACATCTACACATACAAGCGCTTGTGCTAA